The following proteins are co-located in the Mesorhizobium australicum WSM2073 genome:
- the htpG gene encoding molecular chaperone HtpG, translated as MTTDTKATETKAFEADVSRLLHMMVHSVYSDKDVFLRELISNAADACEKLRFEAVSRPELLADDPKPRISISADPDGKLITVEDNGIGMSRDDMTEALGTIARSGTRAFIERVGAGNSSEDTQLIGQFGVGFYSAFMVATRVDVISRLAGSEEAWRWSSDGKGSYEIAPAPLEAAPKRGTRVVLHLMDDAVSYTGSYRLEQLAKSQSGHVPVPITLIERPGAEARDIADGTALWVRPKSEIKPEEYTDFYRGVSGQYDEPAATIHFRAEGRQEYSVLAFVPGSRPFDLFDQDRKGRMKLYVRRVFITDDADLLPRYLRFMRGLVDSADLPLNVSREMIQESPLLAAIRKGLTNRVLGDLAKLAENETEAYAKIWENFGVVLKEGLYEDHERREQLLKLARFRSTASGEGWRGLAEYVSAMKEGQKAIFFMAGDDRARLEASPQLEGFKARGIEVLLLTDPVDSFWTSMAPEFDGKPFRSVTQGVAELSEIPLLDEANKPDAAAAPEVDGFLAFLKAALGDAVSDVKASDRLTESAVCLVAPEHGPDRQFERLLNAAGRLDKTAKPILEINPRHQRVLALASLGEDEQAFKEDAAHLLYDEARVLDGDKPADARAFSERLARLIARGISKG; from the coding sequence ATGACGACAGACACGAAAGCGACGGAAACCAAGGCATTCGAGGCGGATGTTTCGCGGCTGCTGCACATGATGGTGCATTCGGTCTATTCCGATAAGGACGTCTTCCTGCGCGAACTGATCTCCAACGCCGCCGACGCCTGCGAGAAGCTGCGCTTCGAGGCCGTCAGTCGCCCCGAATTGCTGGCCGACGATCCGAAGCCCCGCATCTCGATTTCAGCCGATCCCGACGGCAAGCTGATCACCGTCGAGGACAACGGCATCGGCATGAGCCGCGACGACATGACGGAGGCGCTGGGCACGATCGCGCGCTCGGGCACGCGCGCTTTCATCGAGCGCGTCGGCGCCGGCAATTCGAGCGAGGACACGCAGCTCATCGGCCAGTTCGGCGTCGGCTTCTACTCCGCCTTCATGGTCGCGACCCGTGTCGACGTCATCAGCCGCCTGGCGGGAAGCGAAGAAGCCTGGCGCTGGTCGTCCGACGGCAAGGGTTCCTACGAGATCGCGCCCGCCCCGCTCGAAGCCGCCCCCAAGCGCGGCACCCGCGTCGTGCTGCATCTGATGGACGACGCCGTGTCCTACACCGGATCCTATCGGCTCGAGCAACTGGCCAAGTCGCAGTCGGGCCATGTGCCGGTGCCGATCACGCTCATCGAGAGGCCCGGTGCCGAGGCGCGCGACATTGCCGATGGCACGGCCCTTTGGGTCAGGCCGAAGAGCGAGATCAAGCCCGAGGAATACACCGACTTTTACCGCGGCGTCTCCGGCCAGTATGACGAGCCGGCCGCCACCATCCATTTCCGCGCCGAGGGCCGGCAGGAATATAGCGTGCTGGCCTTCGTGCCCGGCTCGCGTCCCTTCGATCTCTTCGACCAGGACCGGAAGGGCCGCATGAAGCTCTATGTGCGCCGCGTCTTCATCACCGACGATGCCGATCTGTTGCCGCGCTACCTGCGCTTCATGCGCGGGCTGGTCGATTCCGCCGACCTGCCGCTCAACGTCTCGCGCGAGATGATCCAGGAAAGCCCGCTGCTTGCCGCGATCCGCAAGGGCCTGACCAACCGCGTGCTTGGCGATCTCGCCAAGCTGGCGGAGAACGAGACCGAGGCCTATGCGAAGATCTGGGAAAACTTCGGCGTCGTCCTCAAGGAAGGGCTCTACGAGGACCATGAGCGGCGCGAGCAGCTCTTGAAGCTCGCCCGCTTCCGCTCAACCGCCTCCGGCGAAGGCTGGCGCGGCCTTGCCGAATACGTCTCGGCGATGAAGGAAGGGCAGAAGGCGATCTTCTTCATGGCCGGCGACGACCGTGCACGGCTCGAAGCCTCGCCGCAGCTCGAAGGTTTCAAGGCACGCGGCATCGAGGTGCTGCTGCTCACCGACCCGGTCGACAGTTTCTGGACGTCGATGGCGCCCGAATTCGACGGCAAACCGTTCAGGTCGGTGACGCAGGGCGTGGCCGAACTTTCCGAGATCCCGCTGCTCGACGAGGCGAACAAGCCGGATGCGGCGGCGGCGCCCGAGGTCGATGGCTTCCTGGCCTTCCTCAAGGCGGCGCTTGGCGATGCAGTGTCGGACGTGAAGGCCTCCGACCGCCTGACCGAAAGCGCGGTCTGCCTGGTGGCGCCCGAACACGGTCCCGACCGGCAGTTCGAGCGGCTGCTCAACGCCGCCGGCCGCCTCGACAAGACGGCCAAACCGATCCTCGAGATCAACCCCCGCCACCAGCGCGTCCTGGCGCTCGCCAGCCTCGGCGAAGACGAACAGGCCTTCAAGGAGGATGCCGCCCACCTTCTCTACGACGAGGCGCGCGTCCTCGACGGCGACAAGCCGGCCGACGCAAGGGCGTTTTCGGAGCGCCTCGCCCGGCTGATCGCGCGCGGTATTTCGAAGGGCTGA
- a CDS encoding ABC transporter ATP-binding protein/permease encodes MMKPSDTQAVMAVVADIKPKQRPAGGAKPNGARKPRREKVPDVEAASEVVGEAAPPPAAVEPDPQLSPEQAEQARKKYLLKRFWISARGYWSRRGDKLAWPCTIALLILICVNVGFQYGINVWNRSIFDAIEQRNAPTVYFLSAVFVPLVLGSVSLVVAQVYLRMTIQRRWRSWLTTSIIGRWLTNGRYYQLNLVSGDHQNPEARIADDLRIATESPVDFVSGVLNAFLAASTFIVVLWTIGGALTLPIGSSTVTIPGFLVITAVIYAGITSTSMVVIGRHFVELSEQKNQAEAEFRYTLMRVRENGESIALLGGEEEERSGIDRTFAGVLGKWAMLAGQHMRTALVSQGSSLFAPVVPVLLCAPKFLDGSMSLGQVMQAASAFAIVQGAFGWLVDNYPRLADWNASARRIASLMMSLDGLERAEESDALGRINRGETKDDTMLNLNNLSVSLDDGTAVVKETEVVIQPGERLLVAGESGSGKSTLVRAIAGLWPWGGGSVDFHPGKRMFMLPQRPYIPSGTLRRAAAYPGAAEDWTIPQIRAALDKVGLGHLGDRIEEDAPWDQTLSGGEKQRLAFARLLLHAPDIIVLDEATAALDEKSQDRMMETIIHELPNVTILSVAHRAELEAFHSRKITLERRKGGAKLVSDIDLAPRKRRGLLGRALWGSGTSAEKRGAARKKS; translated from the coding sequence ATGATGAAACCTTCCGATACCCAGGCCGTTATGGCCGTTGTGGCAGACATCAAACCCAAACAGAGGCCGGCCGGCGGCGCCAAGCCAAACGGTGCCAGGAAGCCCCGCCGGGAGAAGGTACCCGATGTCGAGGCCGCATCCGAGGTCGTCGGCGAGGCGGCGCCGCCGCCAGCGGCGGTGGAACCTGATCCGCAGCTGAGCCCCGAACAGGCCGAACAGGCGCGCAAGAAATACCTGCTGAAGCGCTTCTGGATCAGCGCGCGCGGCTATTGGAGCCGGCGGGGCGACAAGCTCGCCTGGCCATGCACGATCGCGCTCCTGATCCTGATCTGCGTCAATGTCGGCTTCCAGTACGGGATCAATGTCTGGAACCGCTCGATCTTCGACGCCATCGAGCAGCGCAATGCGCCGACCGTCTATTTCCTGAGCGCCGTGTTCGTGCCGCTGGTGCTTGGAAGCGTCAGCCTTGTCGTTGCGCAGGTCTATCTGCGCATGACGATCCAGCGCCGCTGGCGCTCCTGGCTCACTACATCCATCATCGGCCGCTGGCTCACCAACGGCCGCTACTACCAGCTCAATCTCGTCAGCGGCGATCACCAGAACCCGGAAGCCCGCATCGCCGACGATTTGCGGATCGCCACCGAATCGCCTGTTGATTTCGTCTCCGGCGTGCTCAACGCGTTCCTGGCGGCCTCGACCTTCATCGTCGTCTTGTGGACCATCGGCGGCGCGCTGACGCTGCCGATCGGCTCCTCGACCGTCACCATTCCGGGCTTTCTCGTCATCACCGCGGTCATCTATGCCGGCATCACCTCCACCTCGATGGTGGTCATCGGCCGGCATTTCGTCGAACTCTCCGAGCAGAAGAACCAGGCGGAAGCGGAATTTCGCTACACGCTGATGCGCGTGCGCGAAAACGGCGAGAGCATCGCCCTGCTCGGCGGCGAGGAGGAGGAGCGCAGCGGCATCGACAGGACCTTCGCCGGCGTGCTGGGGAAGTGGGCGATGCTTGCTGGCCAGCACATGCGCACGGCGCTGGTCTCGCAGGGATCGAGCCTGTTCGCGCCGGTGGTGCCGGTGCTTTTGTGCGCGCCAAAATTCCTCGACGGCTCGATGTCGCTTGGGCAGGTCATGCAGGCGGCATCCGCCTTTGCCATCGTGCAGGGCGCGTTCGGATGGCTGGTCGACAATTACCCGCGCCTGGCCGACTGGAACGCCTCGGCACGGCGCATCGCCTCGCTGATGATGTCGCTGGATGGGCTCGAGCGCGCGGAAGAGAGCGACGCGCTCGGACGCATCAATCGCGGCGAGACCAAGGACGACACGATGCTCAACCTCAACAATCTGTCCGTGTCGCTCGATGACGGCACCGCCGTGGTCAAGGAAACCGAGGTGGTGATCCAGCCGGGCGAGCGGCTGCTGGTGGCCGGCGAATCCGGTTCGGGCAAGAGCACGCTCGTGCGGGCGATAGCGGGCTTGTGGCCGTGGGGCGGCGGCAGCGTCGATTTCCACCCGGGCAAGCGCATGTTCATGCTGCCGCAGCGCCCCTACATCCCCTCGGGCACGCTGCGCCGGGCCGCTGCCTATCCAGGCGCCGCCGAGGATTGGACGATCCCGCAGATCAGGGCTGCCCTCGACAAGGTGGGGCTCGGTCATCTCGGCGACCGGATCGAGGAAGACGCGCCGTGGGACCAGACCCTGTCGGGCGGCGAGAAGCAGCGCCTGGCCTTCGCGCGGCTGCTCCTGCACGCGCCCGATATCATCGTGCTGGACGAGGCGACGGCGGCACTCGACGAGAAGAGCCAGGACAGGATGATGGAGACCATCATCCACGAATTGCCTAATGTGACCATCTTGAGCGTGGCGCACCGCGCCGAGCTGGAGGCCTTCCACAGCCGCAAGATCACGCTCGAGCGGCGCAAGGGTGGCGCCAAGCTGGTCAGCGATATCGACCTCGCCCCGCGCAAACGCAGGGGCTTGCTCGGCCGCGCCCTGTGGGGTTCCGGCACTTCCGCCGAAAAGCGCGGCGCCGCCCGTAAAAAGAGTTGA
- a CDS encoding haloacid dehalogenase type II, whose amino-acid sequence MKLTDFKALTFDCYGTLIDWESGMIDALKPLTGRVGRGLGRDEILQAHARHESSQQDWTPQKRYCDLLAVVYKRLAEEWGVVTTPEECIAYGQSVKDWPAFADTAAALQYLKQHYKLVILSNVDNTSFSFSNRKLGVDFDAIYTAEDIGSYKPSPRNFDYMLEKLATLGIGDKQVLHTAESLFHDHAVTNRLGLKSCWIHRRHADQGFGATMHPGEMPKVDFRFDSMADLAKAHQEELGG is encoded by the coding sequence ATGAAGCTGACTGATTTCAAGGCCTTGACCTTCGACTGCTACGGTACGCTGATCGATTGGGAATCCGGCATGATCGACGCCCTGAAGCCGCTGACCGGGCGGGTTGGCCGCGGCCTCGGCCGCGACGAGATCCTGCAGGCGCATGCCAGGCACGAATCCAGCCAGCAGGACTGGACGCCGCAAAAGCGCTACTGCGACCTTCTGGCTGTCGTCTACAAGCGGCTCGCCGAGGAATGGGGCGTCGTGACCACGCCGGAGGAATGCATCGCCTATGGCCAAAGCGTGAAGGACTGGCCGGCCTTTGCCGATACCGCCGCCGCCCTGCAATACCTCAAGCAGCACTACAAGCTCGTCATCCTCTCCAACGTCGACAATACGAGCTTCTCCTTCAGCAACAGGAAGCTCGGCGTCGATTTCGATGCGATCTACACGGCGGAGGACATCGGCTCCTACAAGCCGTCGCCCCGGAATTTCGACTATATGCTGGAAAAACTGGCGACGCTCGGGATCGGCGACAAGCAAGTCCTGCACACGGCCGAAAGCCTGTTTCATGACCATGCCGTGACCAACCGCCTGGGCCTTAAATCGTGCTGGATCCACCGCCGGCATGCCGATCAGGGTTTCGGCGCCACGATGCATCCCGGCGAGATGCCGAAGGTGGACTTCCGCTTCGACAGCATGGCCGACCTCGCCAAGGCGCATCAGGAAGAATTGGGCGGCTGA
- a CDS encoding DMT family transporter codes for MTLPKPPSRRLAWPLLAAALVVSWSSGFVGIRYASESADVMLVLFWRTLMSGLVLLPFALMVGPRIGVRALLQQMAFGVAMMFLYLGGFALAIGQRVPTGLVALISDLVPLAIAALSQPVLGHRLTSRQWTGTALGVLGVLVVSLNSLSLGTAPAWAYVVTIASMMVFALATVLQKRMGTINMPIHQSLCIQCLTAALFFAACAEWKGGLMPPLDGRFEFGIAWLVLFSTFFCYGVYYASLRLHSAAQVSSMIYLSPPVTMLWAWLLFGEPLSAAMVLGLAVTLVGIWLTSSRGTAPKGEAGLRPAGQPAD; via the coding sequence ATGACGCTCCCGAAACCTCCGTCCCGTCGCCTGGCCTGGCCGCTTCTGGCGGCAGCCCTGGTCGTAAGCTGGAGCTCGGGCTTTGTCGGCATCCGTTACGCCAGCGAGAGCGCCGACGTCATGCTCGTGCTGTTCTGGCGAACCTTGATGTCAGGGCTGGTCCTTCTGCCCTTCGCGCTCATGGTCGGGCCGCGCATCGGCGTCCGGGCGCTGCTCCAGCAGATGGCGTTCGGCGTGGCGATGATGTTCCTCTATCTCGGCGGCTTCGCGCTTGCCATCGGCCAGCGCGTGCCGACCGGCCTGGTCGCGCTGATCTCGGACCTCGTCCCCCTCGCCATCGCGGCACTGTCGCAGCCCGTTCTCGGCCACCGGCTGACATCGAGGCAGTGGACCGGAACGGCTCTCGGCGTGCTCGGCGTGCTGGTCGTCTCGCTGAACAGCCTCAGTCTCGGCACCGCGCCGGCCTGGGCGTACGTGGTCACGATCGCTTCCATGATGGTCTTCGCTCTGGCGACCGTGCTGCAGAAGCGGATGGGGACGATCAACATGCCCATCCACCAGAGCCTGTGCATCCAATGCCTGACGGCGGCGCTGTTTTTTGCCGCTTGCGCCGAATGGAAAGGCGGGCTGATGCCGCCCCTTGATGGCCGGTTCGAGTTCGGCATCGCCTGGCTGGTGCTGTTTTCGACCTTCTTCTGCTACGGCGTCTATTATGCGAGCCTGCGCCTCCACAGCGCCGCGCAGGTCAGCAGCATGATCTATCTCAGCCCGCCGGTGACGATGCTCTGGGCCTGGCTGCTCTTCGGCGAGCCCCTTTCTGCGGCGATGGTCCTTGGCCTCGCGGTGACGCTGGTCGGCATCTGGCTGACATCGTCGCGCGGCACCGCACCGAAGGGCGAGGCAGGTTTGCGCCCAGCCGGGCAGCCAGCCGATTGA
- a CDS encoding LysR family transcriptional regulator, with product MTGVMSRRLDVDALRAMVAIEKHGGVTRAAEMLGLSQSAVSHKIRRLEASLDCEILSRKANAPMFTSSGQDLLGYARRILGIHDEAILSLSKSTLQGKIALGMTEDTTCTDLSRILGRFRRLYPEVSVRTQVRMSLALQKLLGEGALDAAIIQVFQHDVRPTDVPLFRETLHWVKSPELTLGKGDPVPFLSFDENCFYRRWGLDLGQDEGTVFEIVFECSSAAGIIAGVTSGLGVALLSQRHLRPGMEIVDKSFPKPPDLAYVIRRTRNVRNPALETLVREIEAEVKRHGTLQIAV from the coding sequence ATGACTGGAGTGATGAGCCGCCGCCTGGATGTCGATGCCTTGCGGGCGATGGTGGCGATCGAGAAACATGGCGGCGTTACCCGGGCAGCCGAGATGCTCGGCCTGTCGCAATCGGCCGTCAGCCACAAGATCAGGCGGCTGGAAGCGAGTCTCGACTGCGAAATCCTCAGCCGCAAGGCGAATGCGCCGATGTTCACCAGTTCAGGGCAGGATCTGCTGGGCTATGCCAGGCGCATCCTGGGCATCCATGACGAGGCGATCCTGAGCCTGTCGAAGAGCACGCTGCAAGGCAAGATCGCTTTGGGGATGACCGAGGATACGACCTGCACGGACCTTTCGCGCATCCTTGGCCGGTTTCGCCGGCTGTACCCCGAGGTGAGCGTGCGCACGCAGGTGCGTATGAGCCTTGCCTTGCAGAAGCTGTTGGGCGAGGGCGCGCTCGACGCTGCCATCATCCAGGTGTTCCAGCACGACGTCCGCCCCACCGATGTCCCGCTGTTCCGCGAGACCCTGCATTGGGTGAAGTCGCCCGAGCTGACCCTTGGGAAAGGCGACCCGGTGCCGTTCCTGTCCTTCGACGAGAACTGCTTCTATCGCCGTTGGGGCCTCGATCTCGGCCAGGACGAGGGAACGGTGTTCGAGATCGTGTTCGAATGTTCGAGCGCGGCCGGCATCATCGCCGGCGTGACCTCCGGCCTCGGCGTGGCGCTGCTCAGCCAGCGCCATCTGCGGCCCGGCATGGAGATCGTCGACAAGTCGTTCCCCAAGCCTCCGGACCTCGCCTACGTCATTCGCCGCACCCGCAACGTCCGCAATCCCGCGCTGGAGACGCTGGTGCGGGAGATAGAGGCTGAGGTGAAGCGCCACGGGACCCTGCAGATCGCGGTGTGA
- a CDS encoding DUF2200 domain-containing protein, with amino-acid sequence MTEHRIYSTSFASVYPHYVAKAQRKGRTRAEVDEIIRWLTGYTEKELDAELEKKTSFEDFFGQAPRLNPLRNLITGVVCGVRVEDIEDPRMKEIRYLDKLIDELAKGKAMEKILRK; translated from the coding sequence ATGACGGAGCATCGAATCTATTCCACAAGCTTTGCCAGCGTCTATCCGCACTATGTCGCCAAGGCGCAAAGGAAAGGACGCACCAGAGCCGAGGTCGATGAGATCATCCGCTGGCTGACGGGCTACACCGAGAAAGAACTCGACGCCGAACTGGAGAAGAAAACCAGCTTCGAGGATTTCTTTGGTCAGGCCCCTCGACTGAATCCTTTGCGGAATTTGATTACAGGGGTGGTCTGCGGCGTCCGCGTGGAAGATATTGAGGATCCACGGATGAAGGAAATTCGCTACCTCGATAAGCTGATCGACGAGCTTGCGAAGGGGAAAGCGATGGAGAAGATACTCCGGAAATGA
- a CDS encoding acyl-CoA synthetase, which translates to MTKQQAGLPRYDDAVASFRIEDEIARLQGDPATGINAYVECCGRHTGGNRLALRAISAGGELSEFSFEDLADMSGRVGTLLKELGVGPGDVVAGMLPRIPELVALILGAWRIGAVYQPLFTAFGPKAIEHRLGYSGARLVVTNPANRGKLDEVANPPQIATILGAGDALSPGDIDFRAALAAASPNCDPVMRKGEDLFMMMSTSGTTGLPKGVPVPLNALLAFGAYMRDAIGLRPDDIFWNIADPGWAYGLYYAITGPLLLGIATTFNEGAFTAKNTYDVIERLGVTSLAGSPTAFRLLLAEGPDAAARAKGRLRVVSSAGEPLNPEVIRWFDAHLAAPIHDHYGQTENGMMVNNHHGLAHPVRAGSAGFAMPGYRMVVLDEAGNELGPNQPGILAVDIANSPLRWFDGYHQAETPAISGGYYRTGDTVEYEPDGSVSFIGRADDVITSSGYRIGPFDVESALIEHPAVNEAAVVGVPDPQRTEIVKAFVILAPAYEGSPELAEELAQHVRKRLSAHAYPREIDFVGELPKTPSGKIQRFLLRKAEVEKRNG; encoded by the coding sequence ATGACCAAGCAGCAAGCCGGCTTGCCGCGCTATGACGATGCCGTTGCAAGCTTTCGTATTGAGGATGAGATCGCGAGACTGCAGGGCGACCCCGCGACCGGCATCAACGCCTATGTCGAATGCTGCGGCCGGCACACCGGCGGAAACCGCCTGGCGCTGCGCGCCATCTCTGCCGGCGGCGAACTCAGCGAATTCAGCTTCGAGGATCTCGCCGACATGTCCGGCCGCGTCGGCACTCTGCTGAAGGAGTTGGGCGTCGGCCCGGGCGATGTCGTGGCCGGCATGCTGCCGCGCATCCCCGAACTGGTGGCGCTGATCCTCGGCGCCTGGCGCATCGGCGCGGTCTACCAGCCGCTGTTCACTGCCTTCGGCCCGAAGGCGATCGAACACCGGCTTGGCTACAGCGGCGCCAGGCTGGTGGTGACCAATCCGGCCAATCGCGGCAAGCTCGACGAGGTCGCGAACCCTCCGCAAATCGCCACCATCCTCGGTGCTGGCGACGCCCTGTCCCCGGGCGACATCGATTTCCGTGCTGCGCTTGCCGCCGCCTCACCCAACTGCGACCCGGTGATGCGCAAGGGCGAAGACCTGTTCATGATGATGTCGACCTCGGGCACCACCGGCCTGCCGAAGGGCGTGCCGGTGCCGCTCAACGCGCTGCTCGCCTTCGGCGCCTATATGCGCGACGCGATCGGCCTGCGCCCAGACGACATCTTCTGGAACATCGCCGATCCGGGTTGGGCCTATGGCCTCTACTACGCCATCACGGGACCCCTGCTGCTCGGCATCGCCACGACCTTCAACGAGGGCGCCTTCACCGCCAAAAACACCTATGATGTCATCGAGCGGCTTGGCGTCACCAGCCTTGCCGGCTCGCCCACCGCCTTCCGCCTGCTGCTCGCCGAAGGTCCCGACGCCGCCGCGCGTGCAAAAGGCCGGCTGCGTGTGGTGAGCAGCGCCGGCGAGCCGCTCAACCCGGAAGTGATCCGCTGGTTCGACGCCCATCTCGCCGCGCCCATCCACGACCATTACGGCCAGACCGAGAACGGCATGATGGTCAACAACCATCACGGCCTGGCGCACCCTGTCCGCGCCGGCTCGGCGGGCTTTGCCATGCCGGGCTATCGCATGGTGGTGCTGGACGAGGCCGGCAACGAGCTCGGCCCCAACCAGCCCGGCATCCTCGCCGTCGACATCGCCAACTCGCCGTTGCGCTGGTTCGACGGCTACCACCAGGCCGAAACGCCGGCCATATCGGGCGGCTACTACCGCACCGGCGACACGGTGGAATACGAGCCGGACGGCTCGGTCTCCTTCATCGGCCGCGCCGACGACGTCATCACCTCGTCAGGCTACCGCATCGGCCCCTTCGACGTCGAAAGCGCGCTGATCGAACATCCCGCCGTCAACGAGGCGGCGGTGGTCGGCGTACCCGACCCGCAGCGCACCGAGATCGTCAAGGCCTTCGTCATCCTGGCGCCCGCCTACGAGGGCAGCCCGGAACTCGCCGAAGAACTGGCGCAGCATGTCCGCAAACGCCTCTCGGCCCATGCCTATCCGCGCGAGATCGACTTCGTCGGGGAATTGCCGAAGACCCCTAGCGGCAAGATCCAACGGTTCTTGTTGCGCAAGGCTGAGGTGGAGAAAAGGAACGGGTGA
- a CDS encoding LysR family transcriptional regulator: MDRLDTMRLFVRVLERRSFTAAAADLGLPRSTATEAVRRLEEHLGARLLERTTRQVNATQDGEAYYRRCLSILAEIEDAEAAFRNAEPFGLLRIDASTLLTRTFLLPRLPEFLARYARIDLQIGQSDRLVDLVREGVDCVIRVGEPPDSGMIMRRLGMIREMTCASPAYLSRHGTPASPDALDGHQAIGFVSSRTGEVLPFEFTVGGKTREVRLPGRVAANNSDTAADLARLGLGLIQAPRYRFEKDLAEGTLVEVLAGYPPSPTPLSALYPQNRQLSPRLRVFLDWAARIFAEANL; the protein is encoded by the coding sequence ATGGATCGCCTGGACACGATGCGGCTCTTCGTTCGCGTGCTGGAGCGGCGCAGCTTCACCGCTGCCGCCGCCGATCTCGGCCTGCCGCGCTCGACCGCGACGGAAGCGGTCCGGCGGCTGGAAGAACATCTCGGCGCAAGGCTGCTCGAGCGCACCACGCGCCAGGTGAACGCCACGCAGGACGGCGAGGCCTATTACCGGCGCTGCCTGTCCATCCTGGCCGAGATCGAGGATGCCGAGGCCGCCTTCCGCAATGCCGAACCCTTCGGCCTGCTGCGCATCGACGCCAGCACGCTGCTCACACGCACCTTCCTGTTGCCGCGCCTGCCGGAATTCCTCGCCCGCTATGCCAGGATCGACCTGCAGATCGGCCAGAGCGACCGGCTGGTCGACCTGGTGCGCGAGGGCGTCGACTGCGTCATCCGCGTCGGCGAGCCGCCGGACAGCGGCATGATCATGCGCCGCCTTGGCATGATCCGCGAGATGACCTGCGCCAGCCCCGCCTATCTCTCCCGCCACGGCACGCCCGCCTCCCCCGATGCGCTGGACGGCCACCAGGCGATCGGTTTCGTCTCCTCCCGCACCGGCGAAGTGCTGCCCTTCGAATTCACCGTCGGCGGCAAGACGCGCGAGGTCAGGCTGCCCGGCCGCGTCGCCGCCAACAATTCCGACACCGCCGCCGACCTCGCCCGGCTTGGCCTCGGTCTCATCCAGGCGCCGCGCTATCGCTTCGAGAAGGATTTGGCAGAGGGAACACTGGTCGAGGTGCTGGCCGGGTATCCGCCCTCGCCGACACCGCTGTCGGCGCTCTATCCGCAGAACCGGCAGCTTTCGCCGCGCCTGCGCGTCTTTCTCGACTGGGCGGCACGCATCTTCGCCGAGGCGAACCTGTAA
- a CDS encoding SDR family oxidoreductase, producing the protein MTSGQTSTGQTKAAIVTGASKGIGAAIARRLARDGIAVVVNYARGQAEAEALVRAIEADGGKAIAVQADIAVPAGIASLFDAGEKAFGGIDILVNNAGIMKLSPIAQADDAFFDTQVAINLGGVFRGMREGAKRIRDGGRIVNFSSSVVGLYQPGYGVYAATKAAGEAMTHILAKELGARGITVNAVAPGPVETALFTDGKSAAQIEATAKMIPLGRLGQPDDIAGVVSFLAGPDSAWVNGQIIRANGGVI; encoded by the coding sequence ATGACTTCAGGCCAAACGAGCACGGGCCAAACTAAAGCGGCGATCGTGACCGGCGCCTCCAAGGGCATCGGCGCGGCGATCGCGCGGCGGCTCGCCCGTGACGGCATCGCCGTCGTCGTCAATTACGCGCGGGGACAGGCCGAGGCCGAGGCGCTGGTGCGCGCCATCGAAGCCGATGGCGGCAAGGCGATCGCCGTGCAAGCCGATATCGCGGTTCCGGCCGGTATCGCCAGCCTCTTCGACGCCGGCGAGAAGGCGTTCGGAGGCATCGATATACTGGTCAACAATGCCGGCATCATGAAGCTTTCGCCGATCGCACAGGCCGATGATGCCTTCTTCGACACCCAGGTCGCGATCAATCTCGGCGGCGTGTTCCGTGGCATGCGCGAAGGCGCAAAACGCATTCGCGATGGCGGCCGCATCGTCAATTTTTCGAGCAGCGTGGTCGGCCTCTACCAGCCGGGTTACGGCGTCTATGCCGCCACCAAGGCGGCGGGAGAGGCGATGACGCACATTCTGGCCAAGGAGCTTGGCGCGCGCGGCATCACCGTCAACGCGGTGGCGCCCGGACCGGTCGAGACGGCGCTGTTCACCGATGGCAAGAGCGCGGCGCAGATCGAGGCCACGGCCAAGATGATCCCGCTCGGCAGGCTCGGCCAGCCCGACGACATTGCCGGCGTGGTCTCGTTCCTGGCCGGGCCGGACAGTGCCTGGGTCAACGGGCAAATCATCCGCGCCAATGGCGGCGTGATCTGA
- a CDS encoding tautomerase family protein, which yields MPFANIKMPQAALSKAQKEDLIHRTTAMFVDFFGEGVRPYTMVLVEEVADGGYGRADEVFVVPDAFRAKD from the coding sequence ATGCCATTCGCCAATATCAAGATGCCGCAGGCGGCGCTCTCCAAGGCACAGAAAGAAGACCTCATCCATCGCACGACCGCCATGTTCGTCGACTTTTTCGGCGAGGGCGTGCGGCCCTACACGATGGTGCTTGTGGAGGAAGTCGCCGATGGCGGCTATGGCCGCGCCGACGAAGTGTTCGTGGTGCCGGACGCTTTTCGCGCCAAGGACTAA